In the genome of Nomascus leucogenys isolate Asia chromosome 12, Asia_NLE_v1, whole genome shotgun sequence, the window TTTCTTACCCCCCAACTAGACTGAAAATTCCACACAGATAAGGACCACAGCTGTGTCCTAACGCAGTGCCTGAGCCACACTGGGCACATATTGTGTGTGCAGTTAAGCATGTGCTGAATGAAGGAGCCTACCCCACAGTAGGGCAAGCTGCCTCAGAGCTGGACAATATGATTATCAGGAGGTGGGCAGACATTAGATACTTATGTGGTAGACAGTTGTTTTGAGTTATTAGAAGCAGTTGAAATAAAGAAGAGTTGGCTACATGGAACATCACTAGGACCCAATGTCTTTAAGGGTTCCAGATGAGATTAAAGCAAAGCTGAGTCTTGAAAGCTGAGGAGAGGTGGCTGCTCTGTGGCAGAGGGGAAGGACATTCAAGGTAGAGAAAAGAGCAAGTGCCAGAGCCCAGAAGAGTGAGCAGGTGTAGCTGGTGTGTGAATCAGCAGCAGCGGTGGCATCGGCGTTGGAGCTGAAACAAACGGGTGATGGTGGAATTGCCAGCAGGGCTGGAGGCAAGCAAAGAGAAGTTGAAGCCAGAAAGCCAAGGGCTTTGTAATCCACAATGAAGAGTTTAGAAAGATAACTGCAGGCAGCAGGGAGCTTATAATTCATTGATAAGtgaaaatgagaataagaaaCCCAAATCTCAAAATTATAGTCCAACACCAGCACCATATGCATATACCCAGATTCCATCCCATAAATCTGTACATATTCAACATGTAGAATACTATTATGCACACATTTTTATAGTTAATCTTTTTTTGCTTACCAATACACATCCCAAATGCTATTTtatcttaacaaatatttaccgTATATGCTGGgataatattgaaaatataacaAGTATGATTATATAAAGTTattgtgtaatttaaaatgtttacattaattcattttattctctagATACACTAAATGATTTTACAAATCTGCTTATCAAGTAATACGAGTTATGCACATTGCCCATGGAAATTGTTGTATTTATGACTTCCAGAGATGTTACACAACATGAAGACAATGGCTGACTTAAATTTCTGCTGGCAGCATTGAGTGAGGGCTCATAGCGCTTGGCCTAAGGTCAAGTCCTGGGGAGAGAGCAGGAATCTGGATCACAGCTCAGGTCATCAGAAACAGATCTAAATCCCTAACCTGCGCTATATGGCTCCTGTGGTTGTCCTGCCCTTCACTCCTGCTGCAAAGGCTAGAAGTAAATGAAAGTGTTCATCTGTCTACCCTCGTTGACAGTTCCAAGAGGACCAGGAGCTACAACAGACTCGGAAATGGGTGGAGACATTCCCAAGTGCCTGTCCTCGTTGGCTATGGGGAGGCAAAGTTCGTGTCCAGCTCTATGACCCTGACTATATGAAGGTGATTCTGGGGAGATCAGGTGAGATCGAACCCCCATCCCAACTGCAATGTGTCTTCCCTCTTGACACATGCCCCTGGGTCTGTAAAATTCCAGAAGAGAGTGGCTGTTCAAATATGAATATCTGAAACCTCTCCCACACATCCACCAagcccaccatgcccaggctgtaGTCAAAAAGATTTACTGAATACTGAATGTTTAAAACAACATGCGGGGctgaattttctattcttttttctatttctctattaaGAAAATTGAGGTTTTCTGAAACGTAAATTGACCCAGATCTGTAAAACAAATTTCATTCCCACATTGACCTGGGTTTTGAAGCTCTAATTGTCGCCTGTCCTGGTCAGGAGGTGACTAGGAAATCACCAATGTAGAAAAACCCATGGGTCTGTATTATTCATTGTCATTGAAGATCTAGCCTATGTTTCTCACCAATTCACCTTCCTAGCCCTCTGGGTGTTTTCCTGCTGGAACACTAAATCTGTCTTCCTAAGCCCACACTGACCTTCAGGACAGAAATAGAAGTGGATGGGAGTCAAGTGGGAGGTGACATGGGTCAAACTGCCAACTGACAGACACCAAGAACTGATGGCTGCCTCTGAGACTGCCTTGCTTAGTAACTCCAAGTTTCCTATAAAGCCCTTTCTTACCTTTCAGACCCGAAATCCCATGGTTCCTACAGATTCCTGGCTCCATGGATTGGTACGTGTGCAAACTAGGACTGCAGCCCACTCCCTAGTTAGGTTTGAGTGATTTCTTTGGCTCACAGAGAACAACAGATTAGGGGCCACCACTATCATGACCTCATCGCCAAATCAAGCCTCATTTCCTTCTTCTAGCAAGACCCTCACACCTTCCTAATGCTGGTGCAAACCTTCCTGAGGCTCAGCTTCTTCTATGTCATGTCTCAGTTCTCTCCAGACATCCTTGGcctcacatttattttacatcTGCCCATAACCCTTTTCAACCTTTATCTCACAGCTGTCATAATCACACGGATGTAGCAGCTCAATCAGAAAATTCACaggcctggccaggcatggtggctcatgcctgtaatcccagcactttgggaggccgaggcaggcggatcacgaggtcaggagatcaagaccatcctggctaacacgatgaaaccccgtctctactaaaaatacaaaaaattagctgggcgaggtggcaggcgcctgtagtcccagctacgcgagaggctgaggcaggagaatggcatgaaccctggggggcagagcctgcagtgagccgagatcgcgccactgcactccagcctgggtgaaagagcgagatccttctcaaaaaaaaaaaaaaaaaaaaagaaaattcacatgcCTGAAATATACCTCCTTTTCCTGCATTTGCCCATGATGTGGCTTCTTCAGGATAGTTCTCCCCCCAAGAAGCCACCTTTCTCCCTCCCAAATTGTCACCAGTCATCCCTTGGTCTGTGcagcccccaacacacatacgtacacacaTTCGTGTCTACCTTAGGGTACGGCTTGCTCCTGTTGAATGGGCAGACATGGTTCCAGCATCGACGGATGCTGACCCCAGCCTTCCACTATGACATCCTGAAGCCCTACGTGGGGCTCATGGCAGACTCTGTACGAGTGATGCTGGTGAGTCcatgtctctctcctctccccacacccACTCACAGCACACACTCTCACCAACTCCACTCTCAACCCTGTGTTCCACAGGCTGCCATAGACATAGACACATGGAACAACACTCTCAGATCATTGCTGTGAGAGTAGAGGGCTCCCCAGAGTTGTATAATGTAGGAGAATACCCAGGCATCAGGTCGTATCCACACTCTGTTCCCCACCATAGGAATAGAGATTTATGGTGAACACAAGGCTCTTCTCCTCCCACTTTGGAACCTTCAGCACAAGGGACTGGAGGAGTATGCAGTCTTTTTGGACAGCAGGACTTCCTATGCTGGCTGGCCTGGGCAATGGCAGCTTCAGTGGCAGCATGGACAGGCCAAGATGTCACCCACCCAGGCTCTGGCCTGGGGCCCCAGGTTTCTGCATGGATTTAAGCCACCCTGGGAAGGAAATGAACACCAGGTCTATGTTCTCAGAGCAATACCTGCCATAGCATCATCTCCAGTCAGGACTCTGATTTCTCACCCAACTGTGCCCAGCAAATTTTGATGAATGGAAAAGAATTGAAGTCCCTGTTTTCTGTACAACAGAGCGCCCATGCTAGCCCCTTAAGCTATCTTTGGCACTGAAACTTTCCTACTAGTCCCTCAGAACTAGCTCAGCTCTCAGAACACTGAAGAGTCCCCCGTTATTTATCCCAGAACAACAATAGCAACACAATTTTCACAACCATATGTCCTAACTGAATCTCAAAATTCAATACTTAATCCATGCTATTGTGAGAGGATCTGTTGAATGTTGTATGAAAAGTGTGTAAGAATTAGGCGTTGGTTTACCAACACTGGCTTTACAGTCCCAGTTTCTACAATGCATCTGCTCTGTAAAGTGAGGAATTCCAACCAAGATATCTGCAGGCTACAGGAAAACACAAGATATCTGCAGGTACACGAAACAGCCAGGCCTTATTAGCAAAGCACTTCTTGGAGATTAAGAAGGTCCATGCCCTCTCCCACCACAGGACAAATGGGAAAAGCTCCTTGGCCAGGAGGATTCCCCTCTGGAGGTCTTTCAGCACATCTCCTTGATGACCCTGGACACCATCATGAAGTGTGCCTTCAGCCATCAGGGCAGCATCCAGGTGGACAGGTCAGTGATAACCCTCCAGCTGCAGGGCCCTTGTTCTTATCAAGTGCAGTGCACATACCTGAGGGGCAGGTGGGGCAGCATGAAGGCTCACATCCACACAAAGGAAGAATCAGTCCCTGACCAAACTCTAATTCCAGTCCAGCCCAAACAAAGTCTCAGGAACAGATGCCTAATTCCTAGCACAGGCGGACCCTGGATGTTCATACCATCTGCTAAAGGCCAAAGGATAATAGGGCTGTAAGATAGAAGAAACACTGCCTCAAGGGTGCTTGTCCCCATTATCCGAGGCTGCCTCCTCTCAGACCCCATTCTACTTCCGGGTAATGGGCCCACCCCTACTGCGGTCTCTTCTTCATACTTTCCCTCAGGAATTCTCAGTCCTACATCCAGGCCATTAGGGACCTGAACGACCTGCTTTTTTCCCGTGTGAGGAATGCCTTTTACCAGAATGACACCATCTACAGCCTGACCTCAGCTGGCCGCTGGACACACCGCGCCTGCCAGCTGGCCCATCAGTACACAggttctgtctcttcctcttgtCTCCCAGCCTTTCCCAGGCACAGCGAAAGAACTTGTCCTGACTCCTCAGGCAGAGAAGGCCCCTAGTAACCTTGAAGAAGCCAGAACACACTCAGCCTGGGGAATTCCCTTGCTCAGGGGCTGGGAGCCGAAATGTGAGGGGCCAGATTCTGTGCCTTGGTTTATCAATGTCCCCACATGGAGATAACTgaatgagaccctgtccaaaCAGCATTCAAGAGGAGCCTCCATGAACTGTGCCACTGGTGGGAGGGGTGCCCTGCCTCACACAGTACTAGAGCTTCCACCCCTGACCCTGCACCCACACTCACATTTATGCTGAGATCTACCAGGCACCCACACTGGGACAGTTGGGCAGCTAGGCCTCCTGGGGGCTGCTGATGGTCTCAGCTCTGCCTGGTAACCATTGTTCTGGTACAGACCAAGTGATCCAACTGAGGAAGGCTCAACTACAGAAGGAGGGGGAGCTGGAAAAGATCAAGAGGAAGAGGCACTTGGATTTTCTGGACATCCTCCTGTTGGCCAAAGTGAGTATGTGTAGGAGAGGCCTGAGTCTTTGCCCAGAAGTACAGAGCAAGAGACCAGCCCTGCACTTTCACCACGGTCTTCCCAGATGGAGAATGGGAGCATCTTGTCAGACAAGGACCTCCGTGCTGAGGTGGACACGTTCATGTTCGAGGGCCACGACACCACAGCCAGTGGGATCTCCTGGATCTTCTATGCTCTGGCCACACACCCCAAGCATCAGGAGAGGTGCCGGGAGGAGATCCACGGCCTCCTGGGTGATGGAGCCTCCATCACCTGGTGAGTGAGGGCTCAAAAGATGGGGTTCCCTGCCTTCTCTACAGGAGAAGTCCCTGGTCTGTCCAGGCCTTGCTGATGTTCAGGATGGACTTGTTTCAGGAACCACCTAGACCAGATGCCCTACACCACCATGTGCATTAAGGAGGCACTGAGGCTCTACCCACCGGTGCCAGGCATTGGCAGAGAGCTCAGCACTCCTGTCACCTTCCCTGATGGGCGCTCCTTGCCCAAAGGTATGAAGTTCCCCCACCCTCTCACCCAAACTCTCCACAGGGACATGTGGAGGGTGAGAAATCCATGTGTGCATCAGAGTTCTGCACATCTCTGGGTCTGCCTTTTgttctaaaaaaatcaaaaacatactTTGTATTTGGGATGAAGAATTTGAAAAGTCTGGCCGAGAGCTTGAACCCACCAAAAGttcaagaaataaatgttaatctCTGAATGTGGCCTTGGGTCAGTAACTCTAAAATTCTATTCCTTGAGATGTGCAGGGCTGGAAAGAGAATCAGTCAAGAGCAGAGAGGGATGTGTTTCTTTCCTCATGGGGTCAGTGCAAAAGAGGCTTATCAGGAATTTCATTTCCTGGGTCAGCTGTTGTCCAGTCTCTGAGGAACCCTCAGGTTGATGGCAGAGAGCGGGTGATGACCAGATCTGGGGCCACCAAGGCGCAACTCCCCTGGTTCTGGTCCCAGTCCTGCCATAACCTAGTTGTGTGAACATAGACAAGACAATTGGTCTCTCTGAGACTCAGGTGTCTCCCCTGAAAACTGAGGGCAAAAGAATGTCTTCCTTGGAGTGTTGTCATATTGAGTGAGTTCATGTATATTCTCCAATGAGCCTTGGAGGATGTTTGATGAATGCGAAATGTCACTGGACTTCCTCTAAGGAGTAATGCTCTGATTCTTTCTTGCCTCTCATTCCTGCATAAATGGTTGTCTATCCATCATCTGAATTCACATGCTTTGTCAAGCCTAACCCACCTGCATAATGGCAGAATCATCCCAGTCAAAGTGACAATTTGTCGAAAGTAGGCCTTTTGGGTGTTCTTTTGCCCCTGCTGGCTGAAGTGCCAGGCCACCCCATGCAAATGATCAGTCTTCTCTCTGTTTCCAACCTGCACCACAGGTATCATGGTCGTGCTCTCCATTTATGGCCTTCACTACAACCCAAAAGTGTGGCCCAACCCAGAGGTATGTGGTCCTTGAGAGGAGGAAATGGGGTGATCTCTCAAGACCAAGACCTTCTCCTGCTTCCACCTCTGGGAGTCCTGTCCCCTCATGGGTGGCAAGTAGGGGCTGGATCCTTAACTCTCCTGGCTCTGGCGCTCTCTCTGCAGGTGTTTGACCCTTTCCGTTTTGCACCGGGTTCCGCTCAACACAGCCACGCCTTCCTGCCGTTCTCAGGAGGATCAAGGTGAGACGTCCTGTGTGGTAATTAGAATAGAGAAATAAGGGAAGTCTCTGGTCAGCCCTCTGATCTTTATGAGCCCGATGTTCATATGCGCATCCTCAGATGTGCCCTTAAATATTGGCATTTGTGGGAAAGTCAGGCACCTGGTGTGGGCGTCTCTGTGTACAAAAGGAAGGTGGCATTCCAGAGCACCCCATGGAGACTTTGCTCCCTCTGCTTCTTCAAATGGGCAGCCTGAATTCACTGTCAGTGCATGTTCCAAACTTCAGTATATTCATGTATTTTCCTCACTTTAGGGATATGAATTCTCAAAATTAGATATTCTCCAGTAAATTCAACTTCAGCTCTTTGCTTTTCTCAGTCATCAGGAATAGTAAACTGTAGATTTCTCTCTCCCCGCACATCCTCAATGCAGCACACTACCTTCCCTATTTAATTCACCAGTCTGCCATAGAGATGAATCATCGAAATCTTTGCATCTGTTTATAATACAGATGACCCGAAAGTCCTACCTTTCAAGCCATATAAGGGAGAGGTTAAGGTAGCCCTTTGAAGAAAGTTTTACAACAGTGTGTGTCATATCATACATTTTTCTGTCTTGCCCAATGACATTTTTACTGCATTATATAGTGTTCACATATTTACGTCTGTTTCCCCATTTGGCAAATTCTGTACATGCCTTAGGAACTTTATACCACAGTCCTATAATCCACTTAGCACAATATTggccaaaaacataaaaatgtgaacAGCACACTGTCTTGGAGAGAAAAGCCCAATAATTATCATATAACGCACAACATTTGAAGGCTCCtggtatgtaaaatataaaacacactTGAAATTGCTTTTGAGCTGGAGAGGAAAATTCCAGAATGGCTGCGGTGGAAATCATCGTGGCATCAGGAATCGTCCTGTGACATACACACAGGCAAAAACCATACAAATTCTTAGTAGAAACAAAGTTTGttcaaagaaataattatgtGACTTTTTCAAATGGTGAGTCCACTTACATAGAACAGGAAAGCTTCCTCCTAAAACTCCTTCTCCAGCACTGGTCTGTCTGTCCCAGCATGAGGAAGTCCTCCGAAACATTGCCTGCAAATCATGTCGCTGCCACTAGAGAACAGGAGAGCATTCCTAAGCTCCATTTCTAGCTCAGAACTAATATTTACTCTCAgtgtatttcattctattttattcattttaaaacttaaataacaTCATTCACATATAAAAGTATTTCTTAAGCCTACCTCTGTGGGTCAAGTCCTGTGCAGtgtgatgagaaaacagaggtaaAAGGTAGAAAAATGTGTAGTACACAAATATATCCTGTGCTCCAGACACACATCGTTCCATCATCCATCGTTTCACTCTTTCACTCACTGAGTGGCTTGTTGAGTGTCCCTGTCCCTGGTGCTGTCCGTGGCACTGGACTGTGAGTGTTCATGGACAAACCACGAATGCTACCTGggggcctgggagggagaggcCCAGCTGGCAGGGAGTGAGAGGCAGCTGGGCTCTCACTTTAGCCTTGAGGATGtggcaggcagaggtggagggaggACATTCTCAGCCATCTCCACATGAACAGGACTAGGACGTGGGCTGGACAGGTTAAATGTGGGTAAGGCAAGAGCCCACGGAGGGCTTGTCTGCCAGCTGAGGCATTGGGATGCTGTCCCCCCTGTGATGAAGAGCGTGGGAGGGTCTGagctgggctgtggcttcagTGTGCAGGGAGGGGAAGCAGAAATCCAGAAAGTCCAGGTGAGAAGACTGAGGAAGGGCAAAGAAGGACATTTCTGGAGTAGAATTAGAAGGCTACAGGGGCTGGTGGATGGAGGAGTGAGGTTAGACCGGAGCCCAGACCctggggtgggaggcaggtggggCAACAGCTGAAGATCACCCACCCAGTtcccctccaggaagcctcccacTGCCCTTCTGACTCCCTTAATCCACCCATTGGGGGCCCCCTATGAGGATTCAGGTCCCTGTGTGTCCCACTACATGGGAAGCACCTGAGTGTGGCCCACCCTCACCCTACAGGACCTGAACTGACCTCCACACTGGAGAGCAAGAAATGTTTGTGGAGGAGTGAACAAACCATTGATTAACTCTTCATCTATTCATGTGATTAGACTCTGTGCCTTAGAGCCCTGGCCCTGTCTTGATAGAGGGTTTCAGGCCGCTGAGAGCAGAGGTAGAAGGTAGGAGTTAGGAGCTAGCCCAGGAAGACGGCTCTGTCCAAGGTTGGGGACAGTGTGAAGCCAGGATGGGGTAGAAGTGTCCATGGGCTGTATGTGTGCAGGGGCTGGACACATGAGGTTGGGCACTGAATGCCCACCTCAGGGCTGGGGTCAGGGGCCAAAACCTGCTCAGATCAGAATGGGGCCTGAGGACACTTCTCAATTCATTGTCTCTGCCTGGCCCAGGAACTGCATCGGGAAACAATTTGCCATGAATGAGCTGAAGGTGGCCACAGCCCTGACCCTGCTCCGCTTTGAGCTGCTGCCTGATCCCACCAGGACCCCCATCCCCATGGCACGACTTGTGTTGAAATCCAAAAATGGAATCCACCTGCGTCTCAGGAGACTCCCTAACCCTTGTGAGGACAAGGACCAGCTTTGAGGGCCTCTACCTGCCATCCTGTCTTCCTGACCCCCGCTCCTGTCCCCTTCCTGTCTGCCCATATCCTGTTTTCTATCTGCCCACCTTCCGTTCTTCCCACCTGCCTGCTGTCCCACAGTCTGCCTGCCCTTCTCTCTCACCTTTCTC includes:
- the LOC100588910 gene encoding cytochrome P450 4A11 isoform X2; this encodes MPEIYLLFLHLPMMWLLQDSSPPKKPPFSLPNCHQSSLGLCSPQHTYVHTFVSTLGYGLLLLNGQTWFQHRRMLTPAFHYDILKPYVGLMADSVRVMLDKWEKLLGQEDSPLEVFQHISLMTLDTIMKCAFSHQGSIQVDRNSQSYIQAIRDLNDLLFSRVRNAFYQNDTIYSLTSAGRWTHRACQLAHQYTDQVIQLRKAQLQKEGELEKIKRKRHLDFLDILLLAKMENGSILSDKDLRAEVDTFMFEGHDTTASGISWIFYALATHPKHQERCREEIHGLLGDGASITWNHLDQMPYTTMCIKEALRLYPPVPGIGRELSTPVTFPDGRSLPKGIMVVLSIYGLHYNPKVWPNPEVFDPFRFAPGSAQHSHAFLPFSGGSRNCIGKQFAMNELKVATALTLLRFELLPDPTRTPIPMARLVLKSKNGIHLRLRRLPNPCEDKDQL
- the LOC100588910 gene encoding cytochrome P450 4A11 isoform X1 produces the protein MSVSVLSPSRLLGGVSGILQAASLLILLLLLIKAAQLYLHRQWLLKALQQFPCPPSHWLFGHIQEFQEDQELQQTRKWVETFPSACPRWLWGGKVRVQLYDPDYMKVILGRSDPKSHGSYRFLAPWIGYGLLLLNGQTWFQHRRMLTPAFHYDILKPYVGLMADSVRVMLDKWEKLLGQEDSPLEVFQHISLMTLDTIMKCAFSHQGSIQVDRNSQSYIQAIRDLNDLLFSRVRNAFYQNDTIYSLTSAGRWTHRACQLAHQYTDQVIQLRKAQLQKEGELEKIKRKRHLDFLDILLLAKMENGSILSDKDLRAEVDTFMFEGHDTTASGISWIFYALATHPKHQERCREEIHGLLGDGASITWNHLDQMPYTTMCIKEALRLYPPVPGIGRELSTPVTFPDGRSLPKGIMVVLSIYGLHYNPKVWPNPEVFDPFRFAPGSAQHSHAFLPFSGGSR
- the LOC100588910 gene encoding cytochrome P450 4A11 isoform X3, whose protein sequence is MKVILGRSDPKSHGSYRFLAPWIGYGLLLLNGQTWFQHRRMLTPAFHYDILKPYVGLMADSVRVMLDKWEKLLGQEDSPLEVFQHISLMTLDTIMKCAFSHQGSIQVDRNSQSYIQAIRDLNDLLFSRVRNAFYQNDTIYSLTSAGRWTHRACQLAHQYTDQVIQLRKAQLQKEGELEKIKRKRHLDFLDILLLAKMENGSILSDKDLRAEVDTFMFEGHDTTASGISWIFYALATHPKHQERCREEIHGLLGDGASITWNHLDQMPYTTMCIKEALRLYPPVPGIGRELSTPVTFPDGRSLPKGIMVVLSIYGLHYNPKVWPNPEVFDPFRFAPGSAQHSHAFLPFSGGSRNCIGKQFAMNELKVATALTLLRFELLPDPTRTPIPMARLVLKSKNGIHLRLRRLPNPCEDKDQL